The following coding sequences are from one Cygnus atratus isolate AKBS03 ecotype Queensland, Australia chromosome 15, CAtr_DNAZoo_HiC_assembly, whole genome shotgun sequence window:
- the TMC7 gene encoding transmembrane channel-like protein 7 isoform X1: MSGFGAAGELPGWGPDGPSGRGEIFFPEEAHAAAPADFLQELPSYRSVLRRRAGPAGGQDPQGSVGPRAGEARGPQPEGAELAARPVREHALSIAEKRRLRDYQQADIKYLSGWNQWKRTSSKSWKKVLKDIKESLSYLQLWRHDIHSIEGKFGTGIQSYFSFLRFLVLLNFLIFILMFGFVTLPTVISKYGIFNSSFAKISPKSTDSLCTVYTPSGNKGLVYFYTYLKDLLTGTGFLETTSLFYGYYTIDAALLSIMRYNLPLAYLLTTFAYLALSLVWIIKRSVSGFKQSLVHDEDQFQSYCNKVFAGWDFCITDLNAARLKHRSLQYELQTDLEEERIKRKIADRTMKEKLRIYSLRIFLNIIVLAVLSGCFYSIYRATVFSQEKSNNSSSTNLQTNLLVQYLPSMVITLANFVAPQIFSILIRFEDYSPAFEIKLTLLRCVFVRLANIGVLLFSLWSQIHCANDSCKACGYNYELYPCWESAVGQEMYKLLIFDFMIILAVTLFMDFPRMLLVTHCSWKPVQWCGLQEFGISDNVLEIIYGQTICWIGTFFSPLLPAIATIKYFIIFYVKKISLIHTRKPPGRPIRASSSNFFFLVVLLIGLVLAFIPLGISIAHIPSSKACGPFRNFNTSWAVVPDTILGFPTGLQKVLNGIASEAFAVPFFMVICLIMFYFIALAGAHRRVVEQLREQLVMESRDKLFLIRKITEAQKCT, encoded by the exons ATGAGCGGGTTCGGGGCTGCCGGAGAGCtgccgggctgggggccggACGGCCCCAGCGGCCGAGGCG AGATCTTTTTCCCCGAGGAGGCGCACGCCGCGGCACCTGCGGatttcctgcaggagctgcccagcTACCGCTCCGTGCTGAGGCgccgggccggccccgcgggCGGCCAGGACCCGCAGGGCTCGGTGGGGCCCCGAGCTGGAGAGGCGCGGGGGCCGCAGCCCGAGGGAGCCGAGCTGGCCGCTCGCCCCGTGAGGGAGCACGCCTTGAGCATCGCGGAGAAGAGGAGGTTAAG GGATTATCAGCAGGCcgatataaaatatttatctggaTGGAATCAGTGGAAAAGAACTAGTAGTAAATCATGGAAAAAAGTCCTCAAGGATATCAAGGAATCGTTATCTTACTTGCAGCTTTGGCGGCATGATATTCACAGCATAGAAG GGAAATTTGGTACTGGCATCCAGTCCTACTTCTCCTTCCTCCGTTTTCTGGTCCTGCtgaattttttaatatttatcctgatgtttggttttgttaccCTTCCCACTGTCATCTCTAAATATGGAATTTTCAACAGTAGTTTTGCTAAAATTTCTCCAAAGAGCACAG ACTCTCTCTGCACAGTTTATACACCTAGTGGTAATAAGGGACTTGTTTACTTCTATACTTACCTCAAAGATTTGCTCACTGGAACT GGATTCCTGGAAACAACAAGTTTGTTTTATGGCTATTACACAATAGATGCTGCGTTGCTCAGTATCATGAGATACAACTTACCACTAGCATACCTGCTGACTACATTTGCCTACCTTGCACTAAGTCTTGTCTGGATAATAAAAAG GTCTGTGTCAGGATTTAAGCAGAGTTTGGTGCATGATGAAGATCAGTTTCAGAGCTACTGTAACAAGGTCTTTGCAGGCTGGGACTTCTGCATTACAGATCTAAACGCAGCACGGCTAAAACATCGCAGCTTGCAGTACGAGCTCCAA aCAGACttggaggaagaaagaattaaaCGAAAAATAGCCGACAggacaatgaaagaaaagctacGCATCTACTCTCTgagaatatttctaaatataattGTTCTTGCAGTTTTATCGGGATGTTTTTACTCTATTTATAGAGCAACTGTCTTCTCTCAAGAGAAGTCCAAT aacagcagcagtacGAACTTGCAGACTAATCTCTTAGTTCAGTATTTGCCTTCAATGGTGATCACGTTGGCCAACTTCGTTGCTCCTCAGATCTTTTCAATTCTGATCAGATTTGAAGATTACTCACCAGCCTTTGAAATCAAGCTGACACTGTTGAG gtgTGTCTTTGTGCGGTTGGCCAATATTGGTGTTCTCTTGTTCTCACTGTGGAGTCAGATCCACTGTGCCAATGACAGCTGTAAGGCCTGTGGATACAATTATGAACTTTATCCT TGCTGGGAGTCTGCAGTTGGGCAAGAAATGTATAAGCTGTTGATATTTGATTTCATGATAATTCTTGCTGTGACACTTTTTATGGACTTTCCTAGGAT gttaTTAGTTACTCATTGCTCGTGGAAGCCAGTTCAGTGGTGTGGTTTGCAGGAATTTGGGATTTCTGACAACGTCCTGGAAATCATTTACGGACAGACTATCTGCTGGATTGGAACCTTCTTTTCACCACTTCTTCCTGCAATAGCAACTATAAAATACTTCATCATCTTTTACGTTAAAAAG atCAGCTTGATACATACGCGAAAGCCTCCAGGTAGGCCTATCAGAGCATCGAGTtccaattttttcttcttggtagTGCTGTTGATTGGGCTCGTCTTGGCTTTTATCCCTTTGGGAATCAGCATAGCACA tatCCCCTCCTCTAAGGCATGTGGGCCATTCAGGAATTTTAACACTTCATGGGCAGTTGTTCCAGATACAATACTCGGGTTTCCAACAGGTCTACAGAAGGTCCTTAATGGCATAGCATCAGAAGCCTTTGCAGTACCCTTTTTTATGGTTATCTG CCTTATTATGTTCTATTTTATTGCCTTGGCTGGAGCCCATAGAAGAGTGGttgagcagctgagggaacaaCTGGTTATG GAGAGTCGTGACAAGTTGTTCctaatcagaaaaataacagaagctCAGAAGTGTACTTGA
- the TMC7 gene encoding transmembrane channel-like protein 7 isoform X2, translating to MSGFGAAGELPGWGPDGPSGRGEIFFPEEAHAAAPADFLQELPSYRSVLRRRAGPAGGQDPQGSVGPRAGEARGPQPEGAELAARPVREHALSIAEKRRLRDYQQADIKYLSGWNQWKRTSSKSWKKVLKDIKESLSYLQLWRHDIHSIEGKFGTGIQSYFSFLRFLVLLNFLIFILMFGFVTLPTVISKYGIFNSSFAKISPKSTDSLCTVYTPSGNKGLVYFYTYLKDLLTGTGFLETTSLFYGYYTIDAALLSIMRYNLPLAYLLTTFAYLALSLVWIIKRSVSGFKQSLVHDEDQFQSYCNKVFAGWDFCITDLNAARLKHRSLQYELQTDLEEERIKRKIADRTMKEKLRIYSLRIFLNIIVLAVLSGCFYSIYRATVFSQEKSNYLPSMVITLANFVAPQIFSILIRFEDYSPAFEIKLTLLRCVFVRLANIGVLLFSLWSQIHCANDSCKACGYNYELYPCWESAVGQEMYKLLIFDFMIILAVTLFMDFPRMLLVTHCSWKPVQWCGLQEFGISDNVLEIIYGQTICWIGTFFSPLLPAIATIKYFIIFYVKKISLIHTRKPPGRPIRASSSNFFFLVVLLIGLVLAFIPLGISIAHIPSSKACGPFRNFNTSWAVVPDTILGFPTGLQKVLNGIASEAFAVPFFMVICLIMFYFIALAGAHRRVVEQLREQLVMESRDKLFLIRKITEAQKCT from the exons ATGAGCGGGTTCGGGGCTGCCGGAGAGCtgccgggctgggggccggACGGCCCCAGCGGCCGAGGCG AGATCTTTTTCCCCGAGGAGGCGCACGCCGCGGCACCTGCGGatttcctgcaggagctgcccagcTACCGCTCCGTGCTGAGGCgccgggccggccccgcgggCGGCCAGGACCCGCAGGGCTCGGTGGGGCCCCGAGCTGGAGAGGCGCGGGGGCCGCAGCCCGAGGGAGCCGAGCTGGCCGCTCGCCCCGTGAGGGAGCACGCCTTGAGCATCGCGGAGAAGAGGAGGTTAAG GGATTATCAGCAGGCcgatataaaatatttatctggaTGGAATCAGTGGAAAAGAACTAGTAGTAAATCATGGAAAAAAGTCCTCAAGGATATCAAGGAATCGTTATCTTACTTGCAGCTTTGGCGGCATGATATTCACAGCATAGAAG GGAAATTTGGTACTGGCATCCAGTCCTACTTCTCCTTCCTCCGTTTTCTGGTCCTGCtgaattttttaatatttatcctgatgtttggttttgttaccCTTCCCACTGTCATCTCTAAATATGGAATTTTCAACAGTAGTTTTGCTAAAATTTCTCCAAAGAGCACAG ACTCTCTCTGCACAGTTTATACACCTAGTGGTAATAAGGGACTTGTTTACTTCTATACTTACCTCAAAGATTTGCTCACTGGAACT GGATTCCTGGAAACAACAAGTTTGTTTTATGGCTATTACACAATAGATGCTGCGTTGCTCAGTATCATGAGATACAACTTACCACTAGCATACCTGCTGACTACATTTGCCTACCTTGCACTAAGTCTTGTCTGGATAATAAAAAG GTCTGTGTCAGGATTTAAGCAGAGTTTGGTGCATGATGAAGATCAGTTTCAGAGCTACTGTAACAAGGTCTTTGCAGGCTGGGACTTCTGCATTACAGATCTAAACGCAGCACGGCTAAAACATCGCAGCTTGCAGTACGAGCTCCAA aCAGACttggaggaagaaagaattaaaCGAAAAATAGCCGACAggacaatgaaagaaaagctacGCATCTACTCTCTgagaatatttctaaatataattGTTCTTGCAGTTTTATCGGGATGTTTTTACTCTATTTATAGAGCAACTGTCTTCTCTCAAGAGAAGTCCAAT TATTTGCCTTCAATGGTGATCACGTTGGCCAACTTCGTTGCTCCTCAGATCTTTTCAATTCTGATCAGATTTGAAGATTACTCACCAGCCTTTGAAATCAAGCTGACACTGTTGAG gtgTGTCTTTGTGCGGTTGGCCAATATTGGTGTTCTCTTGTTCTCACTGTGGAGTCAGATCCACTGTGCCAATGACAGCTGTAAGGCCTGTGGATACAATTATGAACTTTATCCT TGCTGGGAGTCTGCAGTTGGGCAAGAAATGTATAAGCTGTTGATATTTGATTTCATGATAATTCTTGCTGTGACACTTTTTATGGACTTTCCTAGGAT gttaTTAGTTACTCATTGCTCGTGGAAGCCAGTTCAGTGGTGTGGTTTGCAGGAATTTGGGATTTCTGACAACGTCCTGGAAATCATTTACGGACAGACTATCTGCTGGATTGGAACCTTCTTTTCACCACTTCTTCCTGCAATAGCAACTATAAAATACTTCATCATCTTTTACGTTAAAAAG atCAGCTTGATACATACGCGAAAGCCTCCAGGTAGGCCTATCAGAGCATCGAGTtccaattttttcttcttggtagTGCTGTTGATTGGGCTCGTCTTGGCTTTTATCCCTTTGGGAATCAGCATAGCACA tatCCCCTCCTCTAAGGCATGTGGGCCATTCAGGAATTTTAACACTTCATGGGCAGTTGTTCCAGATACAATACTCGGGTTTCCAACAGGTCTACAGAAGGTCCTTAATGGCATAGCATCAGAAGCCTTTGCAGTACCCTTTTTTATGGTTATCTG CCTTATTATGTTCTATTTTATTGCCTTGGCTGGAGCCCATAGAAGAGTGGttgagcagctgagggaacaaCTGGTTATG GAGAGTCGTGACAAGTTGTTCctaatcagaaaaataacagaagctCAGAAGTGTACTTGA
- the TMC7 gene encoding transmembrane channel-like protein 7 isoform X3 codes for MSGFGAAGELPGWGPDGPSGRGEIFFPEEAHAAAPADFLQELPSYRSVLRRRAGPAGGQDPQGSVGPRAGEARGPQPEGAELAARPVREHALSIAEKRRLRDYQQADIKYLSGWNQWKRTSSKSWKKVLKDIKESLSYLQLWRHDIHSIEGKFGTGIQSYFSFLRFLVLLNFLIFILMFGFVTLPTVISKYGIFNSSFAKISPKSTDSLCTVYTPSGNKGLVYFYTYLKDLLTGTGFLETTSLFYGYYTIDAALLSIMRYNLPLAYLLTTFAYLALSLVWIIKRSVSGFKQSLVHDEDQFQSYCNKVFAGWDFCITDLNAARLKHRSLQYELQTDLEEERIKRKIADRTMKEKLRIYSLRIFLNIIVLAVLSGCFYSIYRATVFSQEKSNCWESAVGQEMYKLLIFDFMIILAVTLFMDFPRMLLVTHCSWKPVQWCGLQEFGISDNVLEIIYGQTICWIGTFFSPLLPAIATIKYFIIFYVKKISLIHTRKPPGRPIRASSSNFFFLVVLLIGLVLAFIPLGISIAHIPSSKACGPFRNFNTSWAVVPDTILGFPTGLQKVLNGIASEAFAVPFFMVICLIMFYFIALAGAHRRVVEQLREQLVMESRDKLFLIRKITEAQKCT; via the exons ATGAGCGGGTTCGGGGCTGCCGGAGAGCtgccgggctgggggccggACGGCCCCAGCGGCCGAGGCG AGATCTTTTTCCCCGAGGAGGCGCACGCCGCGGCACCTGCGGatttcctgcaggagctgcccagcTACCGCTCCGTGCTGAGGCgccgggccggccccgcgggCGGCCAGGACCCGCAGGGCTCGGTGGGGCCCCGAGCTGGAGAGGCGCGGGGGCCGCAGCCCGAGGGAGCCGAGCTGGCCGCTCGCCCCGTGAGGGAGCACGCCTTGAGCATCGCGGAGAAGAGGAGGTTAAG GGATTATCAGCAGGCcgatataaaatatttatctggaTGGAATCAGTGGAAAAGAACTAGTAGTAAATCATGGAAAAAAGTCCTCAAGGATATCAAGGAATCGTTATCTTACTTGCAGCTTTGGCGGCATGATATTCACAGCATAGAAG GGAAATTTGGTACTGGCATCCAGTCCTACTTCTCCTTCCTCCGTTTTCTGGTCCTGCtgaattttttaatatttatcctgatgtttggttttgttaccCTTCCCACTGTCATCTCTAAATATGGAATTTTCAACAGTAGTTTTGCTAAAATTTCTCCAAAGAGCACAG ACTCTCTCTGCACAGTTTATACACCTAGTGGTAATAAGGGACTTGTTTACTTCTATACTTACCTCAAAGATTTGCTCACTGGAACT GGATTCCTGGAAACAACAAGTTTGTTTTATGGCTATTACACAATAGATGCTGCGTTGCTCAGTATCATGAGATACAACTTACCACTAGCATACCTGCTGACTACATTTGCCTACCTTGCACTAAGTCTTGTCTGGATAATAAAAAG GTCTGTGTCAGGATTTAAGCAGAGTTTGGTGCATGATGAAGATCAGTTTCAGAGCTACTGTAACAAGGTCTTTGCAGGCTGGGACTTCTGCATTACAGATCTAAACGCAGCACGGCTAAAACATCGCAGCTTGCAGTACGAGCTCCAA aCAGACttggaggaagaaagaattaaaCGAAAAATAGCCGACAggacaatgaaagaaaagctacGCATCTACTCTCTgagaatatttctaaatataattGTTCTTGCAGTTTTATCGGGATGTTTTTACTCTATTTATAGAGCAACTGTCTTCTCTCAAGAGAAGTCCAAT TGCTGGGAGTCTGCAGTTGGGCAAGAAATGTATAAGCTGTTGATATTTGATTTCATGATAATTCTTGCTGTGACACTTTTTATGGACTTTCCTAGGAT gttaTTAGTTACTCATTGCTCGTGGAAGCCAGTTCAGTGGTGTGGTTTGCAGGAATTTGGGATTTCTGACAACGTCCTGGAAATCATTTACGGACAGACTATCTGCTGGATTGGAACCTTCTTTTCACCACTTCTTCCTGCAATAGCAACTATAAAATACTTCATCATCTTTTACGTTAAAAAG atCAGCTTGATACATACGCGAAAGCCTCCAGGTAGGCCTATCAGAGCATCGAGTtccaattttttcttcttggtagTGCTGTTGATTGGGCTCGTCTTGGCTTTTATCCCTTTGGGAATCAGCATAGCACA tatCCCCTCCTCTAAGGCATGTGGGCCATTCAGGAATTTTAACACTTCATGGGCAGTTGTTCCAGATACAATACTCGGGTTTCCAACAGGTCTACAGAAGGTCCTTAATGGCATAGCATCAGAAGCCTTTGCAGTACCCTTTTTTATGGTTATCTG CCTTATTATGTTCTATTTTATTGCCTTGGCTGGAGCCCATAGAAGAGTGGttgagcagctgagggaacaaCTGGTTATG GAGAGTCGTGACAAGTTGTTCctaatcagaaaaataacagaagctCAGAAGTGTACTTGA